TCACAAAATGCTTCATAGAAAAGGTCTGGGGTGAAGAGGGGCAACAgaataaagaatatttaaatattcccAAGTTGTGCATCCCTCTCCCCAACAACTTGCagattaatattatttttttttatgcccaGGAGCAAATCCAAAGCAAGCTGAAGAGCCTCAAGGATGAAAGAGAAAGGCTCCAAGGACTAAAACTGACTGAGGAGAAGAGAAGCCGAAAGTATCTGGTAggcacttgctgctgctgctgtatgCACAGAGGGATCTTCTGCTGGTCTGATGTGCAGGTTCAAAGATGTCCGATTGGCACCCAAATTTGCAGTGAGGAGGAAAACACCTCCAGCTGCTCCACCCAGATGGGTCCATCTCTCTTTCACTTGCTCCATCTTGGCAAGGCACCCATGAATGAAGTGCAGATGTTTCTCGAGGGGAAATCGGCAGCCACAAAATGCTAGTGGGGAGCGAGGTGGTTTCTGAAGAGTTGTAGGGAGGTGCTTGCAGCTTAGCTGAGCCACGTTTTGGACACGTGGGTCCTCCCGGGCAGATTTGCATGAGGGGGTCGGTGTGATGGTGCTTCAGACCTCACCGCAGATGGCTGCACCCCGGGAGCTGCTTTCTGCCACCCAGCCCTGGAGATGGGTCAGCCACATCAAGCATGAGGTCCACGGGGGTGCTTGTGTCCAACTCGGACCCCAGTGGGGCATTTCTGCTGCCGCACAGCTCTCTGGGTCCTCGTGAGGGTGGTGGCTCTCGTGGCAGCTTGGGGCATCCGGATGCAGACATCGCCAGATGTTTCCATCACCTCCCAGCCCTGTTTCGGGCTATCAGAGGTTGGGGGATGGATCTGTAGCTCTGAGGAAGTGAGAGATGGTGATTTCctcaaaagcagaagcagaaagcataGCAGATGTTTCACTGCAGCTTCAtgagagcaggcaggctgccgGGGTGAAGGTGAGCAGAGACAGGCAATGGCTTTCCTGCTAAATAAAGCGGGGGTAGAAGGAAAACACCATGAACGTGCTGCTGGTTGCTTGTGCCGCAGTCCCTGGCCCGGATTTGGTCCTGTCCCATCCAGAGTTTTGGGGGATTGCACGTGCCAGGGACCACTTTCAACAGCCTCCGCAGGATCTCACCACATCGAATCCTCCTCTCACCCCAGTGTCCTCAAACACTATCCCAGCAGGGTTTGTCCCATCAAACACTCAAAGATGCCTGCATGCAACACCTGGTCTTCTCCAGGCCATGGGAAAAGCATGAAGCAACACTGCCTGCATGTTTCTCAAGCTGAAAAATAAGACCAACCCCTTAAAAAGGCCAGGCGTATTTTGTGACTCCACAGGGCATCGCACAAAGCTCAAAGGGGACCCAGAGCCACATGCTATGGACTTAGACTGGCCTCAGGGCCAAAGACCAGTCCTTGCTCCTGTTTTATTTAACCAGGTTTTGCAGGTCTCAGATTTCTTCTGTTCtcatccctccccatcccttcctTGCAGCAGCAGACAAGAGCCGAGAGGTGGAAAATCACGTCAGCATTTAAGCAGCTGCACCAGTTCCAGAATGAGCAAGAGCGTCTCCTCTTGATGTGGCTGGAGGACACGGAGAAGCAGATAGTGCAGACCCAGACAGAGAACGACAGGAAGATCTCCATGGAGATCTCCCACCTGGGCAACCTCATTCAGGAGCTGGAAAGGATAAGCCCACAGCCAGAGAATAAATCCCTGCAGGTGAGGGCAAGGAGCCGGGTGATGGAGTTTGCAACACCCCGAATGTGCTGTTGAGGTGGTGCTCaattcttcctctccccagttGCTTTGCCTTGACATTTTGAGTAGTTTATTTAGATGTTTATTGCATGAAGAAGCCATACCATACATTATATATCAATATCAATGAGCTACACTAGGTCATATCCAACCCATGAAGAGGAGGATCCCAGAATTAGCATCTTGGAAGTATCCACCAACTCTTTCCCTCCCAACCCCAGGCAAAGCAAGGGATATTGATGCACATCTTGCATGATTGTGGCAAGAGCTAATAAATGAATCCTGGCTTAAGTCCAGGGTGAGGCTACTCAGGAAAGGACCACACCTTCCCTCCCCAAGAGACCATGCCAGGCAGGacacaagcagaagcagcatttgGAAGTGGATATGATATTCTACCAGCTGTGTTTGAGCATTTCTTCTAGCCAGGGACCAGATTGAAGGGACTAAACAGGCCACTGGATGAGTACAAGAGGTCCCTGATCTTGCTCCGTCCtggcaaaagaaaatctaaaacaAGCAAAGCACGCTTGCAAACAACAGCTGAGGGAGATAAGAGATATAAAGGGGCCTGAAGATTGCTCAAAATTTAATGCCcatcttctctctcctttagGATGCCAGGAATGCCTTGACCAGGTATGTGGCTCTCCCTTTCCAGAGGGGACGGTCTTCCCCAGCACAATGTCAAGAAGCAGACATGAGCAGGGGAGCAGGAAGAGTTTATCCTCTCTACCAGAGTCCCCAGCACTCAGGGTGAGGAAGaagctggggaggagatggcCCTGGGTTGAGATCACATCCCCACCAGCGGGAGAAAACCAATATCCACCATTGAGGAGGTCCAGAGTGAGCGTGTGTCCTCCACAGGGGCATTGGGACCACTGATATGCCCAGCAATGTCTCAACTGACTCAACTTGATGCTTGGGGAGAAATAAGCTTACCTGGCAGCTTTTCTAAGCAGGGCTTCTACATAGCTCATTCAGCAAGGAAGGAATGCAAAAGTCTTCTCCTTCCAGGTGTGAAGCAAGGACCTTCCAGCAACTGACAGAGAAGTTCCCTAGAGTGGAAAAGAGACTCAAGGATTTATCTCAGAAAAACATCATTCTGAAGGAAGCCCTGAGAAAATTCAAAGGTacaaaggaaggggaaaatcTAAACACGcttttgcagctggaaaagaGTGGACACTAGCCAACTACCAGCATAAAGCCCCAGCTAAGCAATACTAATGAGGAGTTACTCAATAATCCTCCTatctggggctggagctggaagaGGGAGGGTAACTGCATCCCCAGGTGTATTTGCAGATGCGTCTGAATGCTTGAGTAATGTGAAGGACTAGAGCAAGCCCCTCCCTTCAGCTATACGAAGGAAATGAATCAAATTCTTGATTCCAGTCCTATTTAAACCAAACAGGCTGTAGGTAACGTCTAGCCATCCATGAGGCAGGCAGCATGAAAAGTCAATGTATTGCAAATGGATGGTGGTGCATACACACATAAACCCTGAATGAGCTATTTTGAGACTGTTCTCCATGTTCAGATAACTGTCCCATTCCCTTCTCTCATCTCCAATTAGTAATTGGTGCAGTCAACTCTGAATTAAGGAAATAGCCACATAAAGCTGGTCATATTGGGTTTGAAGGTCCATCTATCCATGAGCCGGACTTGTTCACTTGGtgattttgcttgttttgcaaGGAGAAAAGTGCACCTCCTCATATTTATCCATTTCTACTACACTCCCTCTCCCTCATCAACAAACTAACAGCaattctctcctcctctctcattCCAGAGAGTCTCCCAGTTGAACTGGATGTGCAATGGGGTAAGTCACACAAGACTGGAGGTATACTGGGGTAAAAAGGGgacccaaataaaaaaaagatagcaaaaGCAGGGAATTCACACTTTTCTGGTGGGTTGGTGACATGAATTTCTGTTCCCCTTTGATCAGAATTAGAAATAGTACAAATCATTAGAGCCTTTAAATAGATCTGCATGGAAGGTTTAATGGAGAAAGCCTTTACCAAACAGCTTCGGTCAGGCCAAGATTTCATCCCTGGAAAAAACAAGAGGATGCAGATGGAGAGAAATATCCATCATCTTCCCTCTGacatgctgttttccttctctcatgCTTTCTTTCCCATCAGCAAACGTGACTCTGGATCCAGACACAGCAAACCCCCACCTCATCCTCTCCGAGGACCGGAGGAGTGTAAGGTGGGATGAAACACCCCAGAATTTGCCCAACAGTCCCCAGAGATTTGATACCTACTGCTCCGTGTTGGGTTGTGAAGGCTTCACAGTGGGGAGGCACTACTGGGAagtgcagctggggagcaggggatTTTGGGCTGTGGGAGTGGCCAGAGACTCGGCATGGAGAAAGGGTTGGATTAACCTCGACCCTTCCCAGGGGATTTGGGCTGTTGGCATCTGTGGGGACAGGTTTCAAGCTTTCACCTCCTTCGAAACTGTTCAGCCTCTGAATGGGAGGCCAAGGACTATCCGTGTCTCTCTGGATTATGAGAAGGGACACGTGGCTTTCTTCGATGCTGATAACGAGACcttggcttttgcttttcctccaaCTTCTTTCAATGGAGAGAAAATCCTGCCTTTCTTCTGGGTTTGGGAGTCCAAGATCCAGCTGGTTCCCTGAAACAGTATGGGCAGCAAGATGGACATTACATGCTCTGGACAAGCCTTTGGTTTGATCCAGGAAACCACACTATATTTCAGGACTCTATGGATGGTAAAGAATAAAGTGGAGCAAATGAGTCCCAGTGTCCACTTTGAATCTCGTTGTCATGGGGCTTTCAAGAGCAGCAGGTTGAGAAGGGATTGTCTTGGGCAGACCTCTGgattttttaacatttgggTACTCTCAAAGATTTTGCTAGGGAATATCACCCTGGGACGAGCAGGAAAATGAAGCCTATAATTTGTGCAACAGCCCCTGGGACACAGCTTTAATCCCTTCTACTCTTCTCCCATCCTTtccaatttttcctttccttgacATTCAGCAGTGACGTTCCTGCAGGGCTGAAGAAGCTGGCTCTGGTTCCTGGTTTAGTtactagaaaggaaaagaggataCCACTGAATTAAGTGCAATATCTGCTATTTTCCCACCAAGACCTCTCATGAGGCAAAACCCGCACAGTATTGACAAGAACATATGTCTTTTAAGGCTTTGGTGTTGAACCCCATGGATTTCAGCTGCCTTTCTTAGAGCTGTGGGGTGGGAGAAATCAGGGGTTAGAGGAGTaaagataaacagaaagatCTTGAACTCTGCCTTTctgcaatttaaatatatacatttggGTCAGGAAGCTTAGTAAGCAGTTTTAGACACATTTTAATATGCAAAATGACTGTATTAAGGTGTCTTTCTATATTTCAAgggctgttttctctttcttgttaGAGAGAAACTGGGAAAAGGGTGCTGTGCCACCAGCAGCATGGCAAACCCTGGTGGCTTTGTTGCCCTCTCATGACCTCTTTCTTGTAAAGCTCAAATGAAAGCACTTAACAAAGCCTTTCTTGCTTCATCACAGCTGTGATGGGAGGGAAGAGCAATGACTCTTTCTGCTTATGTTTCTGAAAACCACCTGGACTGGAAACCAGTTGAATGGCAATGGCAAATGAGTGATGCTGGAAAGACAGGACAACGACAATCTTTGAAAGTAAAGGCATTtaaagagcaggaaaaggaaggaaaagcatcaATCCAGGCTCTCAGCTATGTCACCGCAGATCAGAGAAACTTGCTGGGACCTTGCAAGGTCTTGGAGGCACCGGCAATCTCCAGGGATGCATGAGCATCTTTGATCCATAGCATTCTCTGCAGGGTGTTAGTTTGATGTGCCACCTTACCCAAAGGGCAAAGCTGTTGTCCCAGGGgtcaggagcagcagaaatgtCTTCTGGAGTGAATTGCACATTTGAACCCTTAGGGTCACCCAAGAGTCCTCCCAAAGAGGTCTATAGATGCTGTCCTGAAGGGTGCTGAGGTCCTCCCCAAGCCCTGGCCAGGTCCCGTCACTCCTGATATCTCAGAAGGATTTTCAGCCAGTGGTGGTGTCCCACCCCAGCTGTACCACAACCTCTCTTAGGTGCTAAGTAGGATGTGAAACTCCTGTTCTAGCTGCTATTGAGTCACCAAATCCACAGATCTCCACTGATTCAAAGGACAGGCTTCGGAGACTGAAAAAACCAGTGCCTTTGGGAAAGGGTCAAAATGGGATGGGCACCTCCCattctcttcctccccacctaACTGCTACTTCCCAGCACTGGCAgagcaatataaataaatatattgccTAAAGCCCTCCTAGAAAGGGGCTGGATCTCAGTTTAACCAATGGCTTAGAATCAGGAAGAGAAATCTGTCTCCTTCCTGATCATTTGAAAGTGAAACAAGCTTGGTCGCTTTCCATGGCAGCCAGGAGGTCTGTGGAGAGCCTCCAGGATGAAGCCTCCTGCTCCATCTGCCTGGAACTTTTCCAGGACCCCGTGTCCATCCACTGTGGGCACAGCTTTTGCCGGGTGTGCATCACTCAGAACTGGAAAGGACTGACCACCAACTTCTCCTGCCCCCGGTGCAGGGAGATGGTGCCCCAGGAGAGCATCCGACCAAACTGGGAGTTGGCCAACATCATCGAAATAGCCAAGAGCTTGAACCTGCAACCAGTCAGAGAGGTGGAAGAACGGGAGAACTTGTGCAAGGAGCATCAGGAAGCCCTGAAGCTCTTCTGTGAAGATGAGGAAAGGCTGATCTGCGTGGTGTGCGACAAGTCCAAGGTGCACCGTAACCATTCTGTGGTTCCTGTGGATGAGGCTGCCAGGTAGTACAAGGTGAGGGGTTTTCGGGCACGTTGACGCACAAAGGGCCAGAAGTTCCTGGTGTTGCTGCTCTTGATGGGCGCAGATACTTGTCTAGCCTTTGGGCTGTGGGATAAACCACCTGTGGACTCACCCATCCTTGGCTCTTGATTCCAAGTATTGAGGTGGCATTACCTGCCCTGAGGAAGAGGTGGACATAGGAGCACCACGCTCTTGGGGACCAAGGGATCATCTCCCCCAGGGTTCAGCCATGAGCAGAGGCTGAGGGAAGAGTTAGAAACAGACGCATGTGATTTCTTACCACCACAATCTCCATGTAACCTTTTAACCTCACAATTTGCAATGCCAGGGGTTTACTGAGCCTCATGAGGGTTTGTTTATCCAGCAGCTATAAATGGCACTCTCCTCCAGGATGCGGGTCCCTTATCAAGATCTGGTATGCTGAAgatcagtaggaaaaaaagaaagagatccTCAGCCTTTCTCCCACCCCACAGCTCCCTGAAATCTCCTTGaccttggttttaaaaaaaaaaaaaaaggaagaaaaaagaagggggaggTTAACAGCCTCAAAACAGTCACAGTTGTCACAAAACTTTTGCAACACTTACTTCAAGAGCAGTCAAGAGTACCCCATTGTTTCTGCTGAGCATGGCAGATTATGCCAAAATCCATGAGATTGCAACCGTGACtgaatttccaaagaaattGACTTCGCCCCCCCAAGCCTGATCTTTATCCTCAGCTccttatttgtttgttttttttttttttaattctaaaagcTTTACACCAATTACTACCATCTGACCTAAGACTAAGctaagacacccccccccccccacttttcAAATGAAGGTGTTGTTTCTCCCAGCTAAATGACCCTGCTCACAGCAAAATGCCATCCTCCAGAGATCAAAACTTTCTTACATCAGCAGCAGATGCAGGTGCCAGACCCAtctgtctcctgctgctgtggaCCAGCTGGCATTAGATGTGAAAGCTCTTCAGCTGGCCTGCTTGCAATCTGGAATGAGCCTGCTCTAACTTTGCGCTGAGTTATTTTTTCGCCTGGCTTCACACCTCACAAGGTACTTTCCAGCAACAatgcctctgcaggcagctcagGCCAACCTGATATCAGTTTCCTTTTGCAACAGAGAAGCTGGAAAGACCCAGAATTGAGTTTCAAGCCAGCTGTGGACCAGGAAGCACTGTTGGCGTTGCAATAGCAAAGAGTCTACTTCTGATGGCAGACAATGATGCCATGAAACAAGGGacttatttctttcctctcaggaAAGAATTCAGACCCAACTGCAGCTTCTGAAATTAGAGCACGAGGCGCTTCAATCTTCCGTGAAGGCTAGAGAAGACGGAGTCCAGGACTACACTGTAGGTACCCATCAGTTTTCCTTGGCagagggtgggggaagaaaggagaaacatctcctcttcctctctgccaTAGGTGGGTGATGCTCAAGGGGCGTGGGGAAGGTAGAGTGGGTTTGTATCTTTCCCAAATGCATCTTTTTGGTGGATCCCACTAATGCATGACCCCCCCGTTGACTCTTGATGGTCTTGTCCCACTTTCTACTTTCCTTTACCTGCTTCGGCTTGCCCTTGGCAGAAGAGGATagaagctgaaaagcagaagatTGTGACCGAATATGAGCAGCTGCACAAGTTCCTGGAAGAGCAGGAGTCCTTTCTGCTGGCTCACCTGGAGAAGATGGATATGGAGATAATGAATGCACATAAAGAAATCCTCACCAGGCTTTTGGAGGAGACCACGAGCCTGGGCACTCTGATCAAGGAGGTGGAGAAGATATGCCAACAGCCAGACTGTGAACTCCTGAAGGTGAGACCCCAGGCACCCCAAACTTCTGTGAAGGCACTGGCTGAGCACCAGCTTGGTCTCTAGCTCTTGATTTTATACCTCAACATGCTAAGGGAGGGACTTCATTACAGCAGGACCCTGGTACTCCAAGGGGAGGTATTCCAGGTCActaaatctctttttctttctcatctaGGACATCAAAACCACCTTGAGCAGGTACGTGGTCCCTCTCCTATCAAAATTTCACCACAATAGTGCAACTTTGTGGCAGGATACTGGGAGAAATAATGTAGGGACAGGTTGGCCCTCCTGCAGTATAGCCTTTGGACTTGACTGAGGACACTGGGGTTTGGAAGGAGGGCTCTTCCTCTCTACTTAATTAATGATAAATTCAGACAAGTACCAGCACCGATGGCTCAGTCACCTGCACGAGCTGAACTAGGAGGACAGGGTTCCATTTCTGAAGAGCACAGGTTCCTATACTCTCAAAGGGAATATCTGGTGGGGCCATATTGGGGAAGAGTCTTAAGCCATTGTTGGGGTAATAGCTCAGCATAACAAAAATGAGCATCATCCTGGAACAAGTTGTCAGGGGGCAGCAAGGGCTGGTGGCTCCCTATGGAGCTGCACACAACCATACAGGGAACAGAGACGTCACCAGCCATAGCCCCATCCCACGTGCCTGACCAAGGAGAGccgagcagggctgggaagaacAGCCGGGGGTAGACCAGAGCAACAGGCAGGTCCATGGGCaaaaggcagggctgggggcaagCCAAGGCGGCAGCCCATGGGGTGGATCAGCAGGGCCCATGGGCATGCATGGATACTCCTCTGAAGCAGCTTGCAAAAGGGCTAAATGCTTCAGAGCTGAGCTTCAATAGAGCCCCTGGACCATGGGTGGGGGGTATGGAGTCCCGGGTGGGTCTGCTCAGGGTTGTTAATTCCCGTTAGGGCCCTGACACAACCACCTCTTCCTTTCACAGCTGATGCAGATCAATAAACATCTACAAGAGTGATGTGTGATGATGTGTAATTTGCTGCCTAAGATGTGCGATGTGGTGCAGACCCATTCATCTTCCCTCTGCTAATTCTCCCCACTGACTACTGATAAAACACTGAGTAGCAAACTAGAACCAGGCATAAATACATCCTCTTTCCTTCCAGGTGCAAGAGGGAAATGTGGTCGCAGTCACTCAATATTTCCTCTGAGCTGGAAGAGAAATTCTGTGATTTCACAGAGAAAACCAAAGATGTCAAGGAGTCTATGGAGAAATTTCAAGGTACGGTGTGCAGGTCCggaaaggaaaatgtgattGTGCTTCTTGGTGGGGAGGGATGGAGTGAAGCCATGTGAAAGAAATACATCCTGGTTGTTGaatgagggattttttttttcaagattgaATAATGAGATTGGAAATAAGCAGCTAGTGTTAGTCTGATTTTACCTGGCTGCCGCTGTTGTTGCCTGTTGCATTGAGTCCCACGTATTTCACATTAAGTACGTGGAGATAGTGTCTTGCTGCTGTCCCGTGCTCCTCATCGGAGACACACTCCAATGCATCattgtattaattttctttgcagcagccCCTCTGTGTGTGGGTGAATTTCATATGTATagtcctgtttttcttctctccctcctcaaGTTTCTCTACATTCCCCCCAGATTGTTCCTGACTCTGGATTTTTGCAGAAATCCAGAATCAGACCAATTTATCTTTCTGCCTCTCacgtttttctctttctctttcctctagGCATACTGGAGTTCAAACTTCCTTTATTGAGTAAGTGAACCGAACATGTGCCCAACCAATCCAgcctattaaataaaaaaatacagtaaaacaagCTCTGCTGGCCCCAATGATTAACTAAActcctctgctgcctcctttcttccttgtcCCATACTGGCCCCACCATGAGGCAATGCCTGGAGGGGTCCCAACCGGATCGGATggatgggaagggagagaaaaacacCCTCAAAATCTGCTGCAATGAGCCTGACTCTCTCTCCACCTCCAGCACAGGTGACGCTGGACCCGAACACGGCCAAAGCCAAGCTTTACCTCTCAGAAGACTGCAAGATTGTGCGGTGGGGACGGTATGAGCAGAAGCTGCCCTCCAACCCCGAGAGGTTCAAATTCCATCCCTGCGTGCTGGGCTCGAGGGGCTTCACGTCGGGTTGGCACTGTTGGGAGGTGGAGATCAGCAGAGAAGGCATGTGGGCCGTTGGGGTGGCCAAGGAATCAGTGCCGAGGGAGACAGATTTACCCCTGGTGCCCGAAGAGGACATATGGGCGCTGTGTCACATCAGCAGTGGGTACCAGGCTCTGACCCATCCCACTGTCACCCCCTTGACCCTACACAGTGTCCCCCAGCGGATACGAATCTGCTTGGACTGTCGGGAAGGGAGGGTGGTGTTTTTTGACGCTGTGAGCAAGGCACGGATCTTTGCTTTTCGGCAGGCTTCTTTCAAAGGGGAGGCGGTCTACCCATGGTTCCTGGTGAGGGGGAGTGCTTGCTTCAAacttctttaaacttttttcctgtcctggttttggctgggatagagttaattttcttcttagtagctggtacagtgtgttctggatttagggtgagaataatgttggtaacacactgatgttttagttgttgccaagtagtgcgtatcctaagtcaaggatttttcagtttcccatgctctgccagcaagcaggtgtacaagaagctgggagggaccgtggccaggacagctgacccgaactagccaaagggacATTCTTACCATAGAATGTTATGCTCAGTATATAAcctggggggagttggccaggaggggtggatcactgctcaggcattgatcagtgggtggtgagcaattgcgctGTGgatcacttgtcttttcttgggttttctttttttttttttttttaattatcttccttttaattactattattatattttattattattattgttagtattcTATTTTACTTCGGCcattaa
Above is a genomic segment from Buteo buteo chromosome 32, bButBut1.hap1.1, whole genome shotgun sequence containing:
- the LOC142026234 gene encoding E3 ubiquitin-protein ligase TRIM7-like isoform X3, which codes for MAECNPLESLQKEASCSICLDYFSDPVSINCGHSFCRDCITRCSGKSDQRFACPQCRGIAQKRKFRPNRELRNLAEIAKKLSMQAGYVAGAGNVCPKHQEPLKLFCQEDRTAICVVCDRSHAHRAHTVAPIEEAAQECKEQIQSKLKSLKDERERLQGLKLTEEKRSRKYLQQTRAERWKITSAFKQLHQFQNEQERLLLMWLEDTEKQIVQTQTENDRKISMEISHLGNLIQELERISPQPENKSLQDARNALTRCEARTFQQLTEKFPRVEKRLKDLSQKNIILKEALRKFKESLPVELDVQWANVTLDPDTANPHLILSEDRRSVRWDETPQNLPNSPQRFDTYCSVLGCEGFTVGRHYWEVQLGSRGFWAVGVARDSAWRKGWINLDPSQGIWAVGICGDRFQAFTSFETVQPLNGRPRTIRVSLDYEKGHVAFFDADNETLAFAFPPTSFNGEKILPFFWVWESKIQLVP
- the LOC142026234 gene encoding E3 ubiquitin-protein ligase TRIM11-like isoform X1 encodes the protein MAECNPLESLQKEASCSICLDYFSDPVSINCGHSFCRDCITRCSGKSDQRFACPQCRGIAQKRKFRPNRELRNLAEIAKKLSMQAGYVAGAGNVCPKHQEPLKLFCQEDRTAICVVCDRSHAHRAHTVAPIEEAAQECKEQIQSKLKSLKDERERLQGLKLTEEKRSRKYLQQTRAERWKITSAFKQLHQFQNEQERLLLMWLEDTEKQIVQTQTENDRKISMEISHLGNLIQELERISPQPENKSLQDARNALTRYVALPFQRGRSSPAQCQEADMSRGAGRVYPLYQSPQHSGCEARTFQQLTEKFPRVEKRLKDLSQKNIILKEALRKFKESLPVELDVQWANVTLDPDTANPHLILSEDRRSVRWDETPQNLPNSPQRFDTYCSVLGCEGFTVGRHYWEVQLGSRGFWAVGVARDSAWRKGWINLDPSQGIWAVGICGDRFQAFTSFETVQPLNGRPRTIRVSLDYEKGHVAFFDADNETLAFAFPPTSFNGEKILPFFWVWESKIQLVP
- the LOC142026234 gene encoding E3 ubiquitin-protein ligase TRIM11-like isoform X2, whose amino-acid sequence is MAECNPLESLQKEASCSICLDYFSDPVSINCGHSFCRDCITRCSGKSDQRFACPQCRGIAQKRKFRPNRELRNLAEIAKKLSMQAGYVAGAGNVCPKHQEPLKLFCQEDRTAICVVCDRSHAHRAHTVAPIEEAAQECKEQIQSKLKSLKDERERLQGLKLTEEKRSRKYLQTRAERWKITSAFKQLHQFQNEQERLLLMWLEDTEKQIVQTQTENDRKISMEISHLGNLIQELERISPQPENKSLQDARNALTRYVALPFQRGRSSPAQCQEADMSRGAGRVYPLYQSPQHSGCEARTFQQLTEKFPRVEKRLKDLSQKNIILKEALRKFKESLPVELDVQWANVTLDPDTANPHLILSEDRRSVRWDETPQNLPNSPQRFDTYCSVLGCEGFTVGRHYWEVQLGSRGFWAVGVARDSAWRKGWINLDPSQGIWAVGICGDRFQAFTSFETVQPLNGRPRTIRVSLDYEKGHVAFFDADNETLAFAFPPTSFNGEKILPFFWVWESKIQLVP